A genome region from Geminicoccus roseus DSM 18922 includes the following:
- a CDS encoding N-formylglutamate amidohydrolase yields the protein MLDACRVDTVKSSTDWPPAVSVVNEAGGSDVVLICEHASNHLPAEYGRLGVSEADLQRHIAWDIGAAEVTLGLSRALDAPAFLGTYSRLLVDLNRPFGVPSSMPARSEATDIPGNRELCPAERERRRRLMFQPFHDRIASFLDARAETERPTRIVTIHSYTPVFLGERRPWHAGILFERSEAFARQVIEGLAEDRSLLIGTNVPYGIDRAEDYAIPVHGTDRGHPAILVEIRHDLIADERGVAEWTERLRAVLA from the coding sequence ATGCTGGACGCCTGCCGGGTGGATACCGTCAAGAGCTCGACCGACTGGCCGCCGGCGGTCTCGGTGGTCAACGAGGCCGGCGGCTCGGACGTCGTGCTGATCTGCGAGCACGCCTCCAACCACCTGCCGGCGGAGTATGGCCGGCTGGGGGTGAGCGAGGCCGACCTGCAGCGCCACATTGCCTGGGACATCGGCGCGGCCGAGGTGACCCTCGGCCTGTCCCGCGCCCTGGACGCGCCGGCCTTCCTTGGCACCTATTCGCGCCTGCTGGTCGACCTGAACCGGCCGTTCGGGGTGCCCTCCAGCATGCCCGCGCGCTCGGAGGCCACCGACATACCGGGCAACCGGGAGCTCTGCCCGGCCGAGCGGGAGCGGCGGCGCCGGCTGATGTTCCAGCCCTTCCACGACCGGATCGCCAGCTTCCTCGATGCGCGCGCCGAAACGGAACGGCCGACCCGGATCGTCACGATCCACAGCTACACCCCGGTCTTCCTGGGCGAGCGGCGGCCCTGGCATGCCGGGATCCTGTTCGAGCGCTCCGAGGCGTTCGCCCGGCAGGTGATCGAGGGCCTGGCGGAGGACCGCTCGCTCCTGATCGGCACCAACGTGCCCTACGGGATCGACCGGGCCGAGGACTATGCGATCCCGGTGCACGGCACCGACCGGGGCCACCCGGCGATCCTGGTCGAGATCCGCCACGACCTGATCGCCGACGAGCGGGGCGTGGCCGAGTGGACCGAGCGGCTGCGCGCGGTGCTGGCGTGA
- a CDS encoding M20 family metallopeptidase encodes MSTKEAAISAVQAQIDSERDWVVGLTRDMVRIPTVNPKFQEDAALNREADLQALLEPILRDEGFATEQWDALPGRPNLVGEKAGAEERSLILCGHIDVVPVGAAGDWTVDPFGGEVKDGRLYGRGSIDMKGGVAACIAASRAIRQAGIDLVGRLAFHAVVDEEAGGFGAMDAVKRGKLAKAVLVAEPTWGDVLPAEGGLEWVRVTIRGRTAHAGWRYNEIYPQRHEEGRLEPGVNAIDLANRFMQALRHYELDRARAKDHPLVPVGLNTINVGVIQGGAGLGGNGLPTIMTNPAIIPDVVVLDLDMKFLPNESSAEVRREFEAFVHHFAQTDAWMRGHPPAVQWELGGLHFPAMNTPVDHPLVTSLVEHQTRLGKAPEVRGFVAVCDAAHYAGAGVDGVIFGPSGDGFHGVDEYVDIDSLVRSTKVIAASVIDWCGVR; translated from the coding sequence GTGTCGACCAAAGAAGCCGCGATCTCGGCCGTGCAGGCGCAGATCGATTCCGAGCGGGACTGGGTGGTCGGGCTGACCCGGGACATGGTGCGGATCCCCACGGTCAACCCGAAGTTCCAGGAGGACGCGGCCCTCAACCGCGAGGCCGACCTGCAGGCGCTGCTGGAGCCGATCCTGCGCGACGAGGGTTTTGCCACCGAGCAGTGGGACGCCCTGCCGGGCCGGCCGAACCTGGTCGGCGAGAAGGCCGGCGCGGAGGAGCGCAGCCTGATCCTGTGCGGCCATATCGACGTGGTGCCGGTGGGGGCTGCCGGCGACTGGACCGTGGACCCGTTCGGCGGCGAGGTGAAGGACGGCCGGCTGTACGGGCGCGGCTCGATCGACATGAAGGGCGGGGTCGCCGCCTGCATCGCCGCATCGCGGGCGATCCGGCAGGCCGGCATCGACCTGGTCGGCCGGCTGGCCTTCCATGCGGTGGTCGACGAGGAGGCCGGCGGCTTTGGCGCCATGGACGCGGTCAAGCGCGGCAAGCTCGCCAAGGCGGTGCTGGTCGCGGAACCGACCTGGGGTGACGTGCTGCCGGCCGAGGGCGGGCTGGAATGGGTGCGCGTCACCATCCGCGGCCGCACCGCCCATGCCGGCTGGCGCTACAACGAGATCTACCCGCAGCGCCATGAGGAAGGCCGGCTGGAGCCCGGGGTCAACGCGATCGACCTCGCCAACCGCTTCATGCAGGCGCTGCGCCACTACGAGCTGGACCGGGCGCGCGCCAAGGACCACCCGCTGGTGCCGGTCGGCCTGAACACCATCAATGTCGGGGTGATCCAGGGCGGGGCCGGGCTCGGCGGGAACGGCCTGCCGACCATCATGACCAATCCGGCGATCATCCCGGACGTGGTGGTGCTCGACCTGGACATGAAGTTCCTGCCGAACGAGAGCTCGGCGGAGGTGCGCCGGGAGTTCGAGGCCTTCGTCCACCACTTCGCCCAGACCGACGCCTGGATGCGCGGCCATCCGCCCGCGGTGCAGTGGGAACTGGGCGGGCTGCATTTCCCGGCCATGAACACGCCGGTCGACCATCCTTTGGTGACCTCGCTGGTCGAGCACCAGACCCGGCTCGGCAAGGCGCCGGAGGTCCGCGGCTTCGTCGCGGTCTGCGACGCGGCGCACTATGCCGGGGCGGGGGTCGACGGGGTGATCTTCGGCCCGTCCGGCGACGGCTTCCACGGGGTCGACGAGTATGTCGACATCGATTCGCTGGTGCGCTCGACCAAGGTGATCGCCGCCTCGGTCATCGACTGGTGCGGGGTGCGCTAG
- a CDS encoding diguanylate cyclase domain-containing protein: protein MSSIRVRLALVVLLALLPALGLTLHGAWQDRAEHLEQGGQRLLQAALLVAEEHEQLEEGARQLLLALGTSPVLEGDDMAACRERLAEVLADAAGRYANVRLFGPNSRMICDGRGTGWTEGPDGQLYAQEAQAGGLAIGARMAVHDAAGRPVLPISMPLEAAPGQPARILVADLSLDWMAAHDERLERPEGAALVIEDTDGHVLVAHGPGSRSEGAMPRVESGTGPRIVSAAGRLVGLAPAAGGVLKVAVSLPEAEVTAAADRVLRIELVAGVLALLLGSGLAAAFAEIAVARRLRALTRFATRLRDGDLAARPVAGQGGDELEELARELGVMAGQLEWRVGELAASEALQRHRARHDELTGLPNRRGLGERLSGELAAARRHQGALALLLLDLDHFKEVNDRLGHATGDALLAAAANRMRAVLREEDMVARLGGDEFAVLLVGRGGPFSPETTAQRLVEALARPFSLEDQEVRSGASLGIALFPEHGAAAQELFVAADRALYAAKQAGRATWRTTDRMMSGKAGQRQETSDPA from the coding sequence ATGTCGAGCATTCGCGTGCGCCTGGCCCTGGTTGTTCTGCTCGCGCTGCTCCCGGCGCTGGGCCTCACCCTTCATGGCGCCTGGCAGGACCGCGCGGAGCATCTGGAGCAGGGCGGCCAGCGGCTGCTCCAGGCGGCGCTGCTGGTCGCGGAGGAGCACGAGCAGCTGGAGGAGGGGGCCCGGCAGCTCCTCCTGGCCCTGGGCACCTCCCCAGTCCTGGAAGGCGACGACATGGCGGCCTGCCGCGAACGGCTGGCCGAGGTGCTGGCGGATGCGGCCGGACGCTACGCCAATGTCCGCCTGTTCGGCCCGAACAGCCGCATGATCTGCGACGGGCGCGGCACTGGCTGGACCGAAGGCCCGGACGGGCAGCTCTATGCCCAGGAAGCGCAGGCTGGCGGGCTGGCGATCGGCGCGCGCATGGCTGTCCATGATGCAGCCGGCCGGCCGGTGCTGCCGATCTCCATGCCGCTGGAGGCGGCGCCCGGCCAGCCGGCCAGGATCCTGGTGGCCGACCTGTCCCTGGACTGGATGGCCGCCCATGACGAGCGCCTCGAACGGCCGGAAGGAGCGGCGCTGGTGATCGAGGACACCGACGGCCATGTCCTGGTCGCCCATGGCCCGGGCAGCCGGTCCGAGGGCGCGATGCCCAGGGTCGAATCCGGAACCGGGCCACGCATCGTCTCGGCCGCAGGGCGGCTGGTCGGCCTGGCGCCGGCCGCAGGCGGCGTCCTGAAGGTGGCGGTCTCCCTGCCGGAGGCGGAGGTGACCGCGGCGGCGGACCGCGTCCTCCGGATCGAATTGGTCGCCGGCGTGCTCGCCCTCCTGCTGGGCTCGGGCCTGGCCGCGGCCTTCGCCGAGATCGCGGTGGCGCGCCGGCTGCGTGCGCTCACCCGGTTCGCCACGCGCCTGCGCGACGGCGACCTGGCGGCGCGGCCGGTGGCCGGCCAGGGCGGCGACGAACTGGAGGAACTGGCGCGCGAGCTGGGCGTCATGGCCGGCCAGCTGGAATGGCGGGTGGGCGAGCTTGCCGCCAGCGAGGCCCTGCAGCGCCACCGCGCCCGCCACGACGAGCTGACCGGCCTGCCCAACCGGCGTGGGCTGGGCGAGCGGCTGAGCGGAGAGCTCGCGGCGGCGCGGCGGCACCAGGGCGCGCTCGCCCTGCTTTTGCTGGATCTCGACCACTTCAAGGAGGTCAACGACCGGCTGGGCCATGCCACCGGCGACGCCCTGCTGGCCGCGGCCGCCAACCGGATGCGCGCGGTGCTGCGGGAGGAGGACATGGTGGCGCGGCTGGGCGGCGACGAGTTCGCGGTGCTGCTGGTCGGGCGGGGCGGGCCGTTTTCGCCCGAGACCACCGCGCAGCGCCTGGTCGAGGCGCTGGCGCGGCCCTTCTCCCTGGAGGACCAGGAGGTCCGCTCGGGCGCCAGCCTGGGCATCGCCTTGTTCCCGGAGCACGGCGCCGCTGCGCAGGAACTGTTCGTGGCGGCCGATCGGGCGCTCTATGCCGCCAAGCAGGCCGGCCGTGCCACCTGGCGGACAACGGACCGCATGATGAGCGGCAAGGCCGGCCAGCGGCAGGAGACTTCGGACCCGGCCTGA